A single genomic interval of Microbacterium sp. LWO14-1.2 harbors:
- the dnaG gene encoding DNA primase has translation MPRIRQADVDEVKARTNIADIVGERVALKSAGVGSLKGLCPFHDEKSPSFHVRPQVGYYHCFGCGESGDVYSFLREMDHVSFTEAVERLAGRIGYTLHYEDGGAAPETSGRSRLYAANTAAAEFFRSQLLTADAEAGRRFLGERGFDAGAAAHFGVGFAPRGWDGMLKALSAQGFTREELLTAGLVSQGQRGVYDRFRGRLVWPIRDVSGQTIGFGARKLFDDDQGPKYLNTPETPIYKKAQVLYGLDLAKRDISRGDPRRVVVVEGYTDVMACHLAGLTTAIATCGTAFGTDHIKVLRRVMGDDNASGEVVFTFDGDEAGQKAALRAFTEDDRFNAQTFVAVAPDGLDPCDLRLQRGDAAVRSLMDSKQPMFEFAIDRKLGGFDLSTVEGRVGALRAAAPIVAEIRDQLLRPGYERVLARRLGMDPTEVHSEVERVARRGGSTSRPEPQRRDDAPSVDGAGGGQSFAPVTLASLPRTADVAVERDALMGVLQYGHQLDQALLTRALEGPFRTAGLDAVREAVASAPDRTRAGWVTEAVNAVREPYRSLAGELLMTPFPARDEEGAVASATDLARRLIMRGLEHEKQELLGAVQRVPADSDGGRALRMRLRDIDVERQRFAES, from the coding sequence ATGCCCCGTATCCGCCAGGCCGACGTCGACGAGGTCAAGGCCCGCACCAACATCGCCGACATCGTCGGCGAGCGTGTCGCGCTCAAGTCCGCGGGGGTGGGATCGCTCAAGGGGCTCTGCCCGTTCCACGACGAGAAGAGCCCGAGCTTCCACGTGCGCCCGCAGGTGGGCTACTACCACTGCTTCGGCTGCGGCGAGTCCGGCGACGTCTACTCGTTCCTTCGCGAGATGGACCACGTGAGCTTCACGGAAGCCGTCGAGCGCCTCGCCGGTCGCATCGGCTACACGCTGCACTACGAAGACGGGGGAGCAGCGCCGGAGACGAGCGGTCGCAGCCGCCTGTACGCGGCGAACACGGCAGCGGCGGAGTTCTTCCGCTCGCAGCTGCTGACGGCGGATGCCGAGGCGGGGCGACGCTTCCTCGGGGAGCGGGGCTTCGACGCGGGAGCGGCAGCGCACTTCGGTGTGGGTTTCGCGCCGCGCGGCTGGGACGGGATGCTGAAGGCGCTGAGCGCCCAGGGGTTCACACGGGAGGAACTCCTGACGGCAGGCCTCGTGTCACAGGGACAGCGCGGCGTGTACGACCGCTTCCGCGGTCGCCTAGTTTGGCCGATCCGCGACGTGTCGGGGCAGACGATCGGCTTCGGCGCCCGCAAGCTCTTCGACGACGATCAGGGCCCCAAATACCTCAACACCCCCGAGACGCCGATCTACAAGAAGGCCCAGGTGCTCTACGGGCTCGACCTCGCGAAGCGCGACATCTCGCGCGGCGACCCGCGTCGTGTGGTGGTCGTCGAGGGGTACACCGACGTGATGGCCTGCCACCTCGCAGGGCTCACCACGGCGATCGCGACCTGTGGCACGGCGTTCGGCACCGACCACATCAAGGTGCTGCGGCGGGTGATGGGCGACGACAACGCCTCCGGCGAGGTCGTGTTCACATTCGACGGCGACGAGGCGGGGCAGAAGGCGGCGCTGCGCGCCTTCACCGAGGACGACCGCTTCAACGCCCAGACGTTCGTCGCGGTGGCTCCGGACGGCCTCGACCCCTGCGACCTGCGGCTGCAGCGCGGCGACGCGGCCGTGCGCTCGCTCATGGACTCCAAGCAGCCGATGTTCGAGTTCGCCATCGACCGCAAGCTCGGCGGCTTCGACCTCTCCACGGTCGAGGGGCGCGTCGGAGCGCTCCGCGCCGCGGCGCCGATCGTCGCGGAGATCAGGGACCAGCTGCTGCGCCCCGGCTACGAGCGCGTCCTGGCGCGTCGGCTCGGCATGGATCCCACCGAGGTGCACAGCGAGGTCGAGCGCGTGGCGCGCCGCGGCGGCTCGACCTCCCGACCTGAGCCCCAGCGCCGAGATGACGCGCCCTCCGTCGACGGCGCAGGCGGCGGACAGAGCTTCGCACCGGTCACGCTCGCGAGCCTGCCCCGCACCGCCGACGTGGCGGTCGAGCGGGACGCGCTGATGGGCGTTCTGCAGTACGGTCACCAGCTCGACCAGGCTCTGCTCACGCGCGCCCTCGAAGGGCCGTTCCGCACGGCGGGGCTCGACGCGGTGCGCGAGGCCGTGGCATCCGCCCCCGATCGCACGCGGGCCGGATGGGTCACCGAGGCGGTCAACGCGGTGCGCGAGCCGTACCGATCGCTGGCGGGCGAGCTGCTCATGACCCCGTTCCCCGCCCGCGACGAGGAGGGGGCGGTGGCGTCGGCGACCGACCTCGCCCGCCGGCTCATCATGCGCGGTCTCGAGCACGAGAAGCAGGAACTGCTCGGCGCGGTCCAGCGGGTGCCCGCCGACTCCGACGGAGGTCGCGCGCTGCGGATGCGTCTTCGTGACATCGACGTGGAACGCCAGCGCTTCGCCGAGTCGTAG
- a CDS encoding glutathione peroxidase, whose amino-acid sequence MSDSAVRSIPFRDADGNEKTLDDLGEVVLVVNVASKCGLTPQYEQLEELQRLYGDRGFSVVGFPCNQFFGQEPGSMEQILDFCSTTYGVTFPINDKVKVNGKNAADLYKALKQTEDAGGKAGRVEWNFEKFLVLPDGEVIRFRPKQKPDDPAIVSAIESALTR is encoded by the coding sequence ATGAGCGATTCCGCAGTCCGTTCCATCCCCTTCCGCGACGCCGACGGCAACGAGAAGACCCTCGACGATCTGGGCGAGGTCGTGCTCGTCGTCAACGTCGCGTCGAAGTGCGGACTCACTCCGCAGTACGAGCAGCTGGAAGAGCTGCAGCGCCTCTACGGCGACCGCGGATTCAGCGTCGTGGGCTTCCCCTGCAACCAGTTCTTCGGTCAGGAGCCGGGCTCGATGGAGCAGATCCTCGACTTCTGCTCGACCACCTACGGCGTGACCTTCCCGATCAACGACAAGGTCAAGGTCAACGGGAAGAACGCGGCCGACCTCTACAAGGCGCTGAAGCAGACCGAGGACGCGGGTGGCAAGGCCGGACGCGTGGAGTGGAACTTCGAGAAGTTCCTCGTGCTCCCCGACGGCGAGGTCATCCGCTTCCGTCCGAAGCAGAAGCCGGACGACCCCGCGATCGTCAGCGCGATCGAGTCCGCACTGACGCGCTAG
- the dusB gene encoding tRNA dihydrouridine synthase DusB — protein MTVATAPVPTLRIGPIALDVPVVLAPMAGITNTAFRRLCREYGAGLYVSEMITSRALVERNETTMRLIRHHESETPRSIQLYGVDPKTIADAVRIIVAEDHADHIDLNFGCPVPKVTRKGGGAALPWKSSLFADIVTQAVKAAGDIPLTVKMRKGIDPDHLTFLDAGRAAEDAGAAAVALHARTASEFYSGFADWNAIGELKQAVTSIPVLGNGDIWSADDAVRMMEQTDCDGVVVGRGCLGRPWLFGELANAFGGEGKTVDANLGFVADAFKRHAELLVEFFEDEDRGCRDVRKHVAWYFKGYPVGGDIRTGLATASSLQEIDDLLGQLDHSAPYPGADAEGQRGRSGRPKRPALPDKWLESRELAATASEMMRGAEIENSGG, from the coding sequence ATGACTGTCGCAACCGCCCCCGTTCCCACCCTCCGCATCGGCCCGATCGCACTCGACGTGCCCGTCGTGCTCGCGCCCATGGCGGGGATCACGAACACGGCGTTCCGTCGGCTGTGCCGCGAGTACGGTGCCGGTCTGTACGTGAGCGAGATGATCACGTCCCGCGCCCTCGTCGAGCGCAACGAGACCACGATGCGCCTCATCCGCCACCACGAGTCGGAGACGCCCCGCTCCATCCAGCTGTACGGCGTCGACCCGAAGACGATCGCGGATGCCGTGCGCATCATCGTCGCCGAGGACCACGCCGACCACATCGACCTCAACTTCGGCTGCCCGGTGCCCAAGGTCACCCGCAAGGGCGGCGGAGCCGCGCTGCCGTGGAAGTCGTCTCTCTTCGCCGACATCGTGACGCAGGCCGTCAAGGCCGCGGGCGACATCCCGCTCACGGTCAAGATGCGCAAGGGCATCGACCCCGACCACCTCACGTTCCTGGACGCGGGGCGCGCAGCGGAGGATGCCGGAGCGGCCGCCGTCGCACTGCACGCCCGCACGGCGAGCGAGTTCTACTCCGGCTTCGCCGATTGGAACGCCATCGGCGAGCTCAAGCAGGCCGTGACGAGCATCCCGGTTCTCGGCAACGGCGACATCTGGTCCGCCGACGATGCCGTGCGCATGATGGAGCAGACCGACTGCGACGGCGTCGTCGTCGGTCGAGGATGCCTCGGTCGTCCCTGGCTGTTCGGCGAGCTCGCCAACGCCTTCGGCGGCGAGGGCAAGACGGTCGACGCGAACCTCGGCTTCGTCGCCGACGCGTTCAAACGGCACGCGGAACTGCTCGTCGAGTTCTTCGAAGACGAGGACCGCGGTTGCCGCGACGTCCGCAAGCACGTCGCCTGGTACTTCAAGGGCTACCCGGTCGGCGGAGACATCCGCACCGGGCTCGCCACGGCATCCAGTCTCCAGGAGATCGACGACCTGCTCGGCCAGCTCGACCACTCGGCGCCGTACCCCGGCGCGGATGCCGAGGGTCAGCGCGGTCGTTCCGGTCGGCCCAAGCGGCCGGCTCTGCCGGACAAGTGGCTGGAGTCGCGTGAGCTCGCGGCGACGGCCTCGGAGATGATGCGAGGCGCGGAGATCGAGAACAGTGGCGGCTGA
- a CDS encoding septum formation family protein, with amino-acid sequence MMKLRTRRALALAGSAVALSVALTGCSALNGILGGGSGDADRDEETGQVTESSNIDIFSLKLGDCKMASATGLIEDADVVPCDQPHDEEVYYEITMDDGEFSEEAIDTASQECIGDAYTNFVGIGFQDSTLEVYPITPTQQTWDQLNDRVVQCVISDPAGQTTGSLKGAAR; translated from the coding sequence ATGATGAAACTGCGCACACGACGCGCACTCGCACTCGCCGGTTCGGCGGTCGCGCTGTCCGTCGCGCTGACCGGTTGTAGCGCGCTGAACGGGATCCTCGGTGGAGGCTCGGGAGACGCCGACCGCGATGAGGAGACCGGCCAGGTCACCGAGAGCTCGAACATCGACATCTTCTCCCTCAAGCTGGGCGACTGCAAGATGGCGAGTGCGACGGGCCTCATCGAGGACGCGGACGTCGTCCCGTGCGACCAGCCGCACGATGAAGAGGTCTACTACGAGATCACGATGGACGACGGCGAGTTCTCGGAGGAGGCCATCGACACCGCCTCGCAGGAGTGCATCGGCGACGCGTACACGAACTTCGTCGGCATCGGCTTCCAGGACTCGACCCTCGAGGTCTACCCGATCACGCCGACCCAGCAGACGTGGGACCAGCTGAACGACCGCGTCGTGCAGTGCGTGATCTCCGACCCCGCCGGTCAGACCACGGGCTCGCTGAAGGGCGCTGCGCGCTGA
- a CDS encoding metallophosphoesterase family protein, which translates to MPDRFPISRRTVLTAGAIGALSTALPLGAAPANAAPTTEAGSTTRPTAPGRAGRLRFHSDGTFKVVQFNDTQDDELTDRRTVELIEKVLDQEKPDFVVINGDVITGGCETRLAVKQAINNVVWPMESRQIPWAVTFGNHDEDSLPESGVDEAGMLAIYRSYDYNVNAENTRGVTGTSNTIVTIGSSAKKNREAFALWLIDSGRYAPESINGQDFSGYPTWDWVRMDQVAWYRQQSQELEKRRGAKLPGLMFLHIALWEHRFMWWGGVDTRTEPDAARGRARHRITGERNEDECPGPFNSGMFNAILERGDVKGVFVGHDHINDYAGDYYGVQLGYAPGTGFGAYGLDGAERNRMRGGRVFELTETGDDVSMATRVVYARELGIDLTADDQPMEPLPLAAKQQRL; encoded by the coding sequence ATGCCCGACCGCTTCCCGATCAGCCGGCGAACCGTCCTCACCGCAGGCGCGATCGGCGCGCTCAGCACCGCTCTGCCGCTCGGCGCCGCACCGGCGAACGCCGCCCCCACCACGGAAGCGGGATCCACGACGCGCCCGACTGCGCCCGGCAGGGCAGGCCGCCTGCGATTCCACTCCGACGGAACCTTCAAAGTCGTGCAGTTCAACGACACACAGGACGACGAGCTCACCGATCGTCGCACGGTGGAGCTGATCGAGAAGGTGCTCGATCAGGAGAAACCCGACTTCGTGGTCATCAACGGCGACGTGATCACGGGAGGCTGTGAGACCCGGCTGGCTGTGAAGCAGGCGATCAACAACGTCGTCTGGCCGATGGAATCGCGCCAGATTCCGTGGGCCGTCACTTTCGGAAACCACGACGAGGACTCGCTGCCCGAGTCCGGTGTCGACGAGGCGGGGATGCTGGCGATCTACCGCTCCTACGACTACAACGTGAACGCCGAGAACACTCGCGGCGTGACAGGCACCAGCAACACGATCGTGACGATCGGCTCGTCGGCGAAGAAGAACCGAGAGGCTTTCGCTCTGTGGCTCATCGACTCCGGTCGGTACGCGCCTGAATCGATCAACGGCCAGGACTTCTCCGGGTATCCCACGTGGGACTGGGTACGGATGGACCAGGTCGCCTGGTACCGGCAGCAGTCGCAGGAGTTGGAGAAGCGGCGGGGAGCCAAGCTGCCTGGTCTGATGTTCCTGCACATCGCCCTGTGGGAACACCGTTTCATGTGGTGGGGCGGCGTGGACACCCGCACGGAGCCGGACGCCGCGCGCGGCCGGGCGCGGCACCGGATCACCGGGGAGCGGAACGAGGACGAATGCCCTGGGCCGTTCAACTCAGGGATGTTCAACGCGATTCTCGAGCGGGGTGACGTGAAGGGGGTCTTCGTCGGACACGACCACATCAACGACTATGCGGGTGACTACTACGGCGTGCAGCTCGGCTACGCGCCGGGCACGGGCTTCGGCGCGTACGGCCTCGATGGCGCCGAGCGCAACCGCATGCGCGGCGGTCGCGTGTTCGAGCTCACGGAGACAGGTGACGACGTGTCGATGGCGACGCGCGTCGTGTACGCCCGAGAACTCGGCATCGACCTGACCGCCGACGACCAGCCCATGGAGCCGCTTCCGCTCGCGGCGAAGCAGCAGCGTCTGTAA
- the def gene encoding peptide deformylase, with protein sequence MAVLPIRIMGDPVLHSPASPVEEITDEVRTLVADMFETMDTAPGVGLAAPQVGVPLRIYTYTYVDDDDQPWRGVIINPELWMVPLEPGEPDEDLESEGCLSFPGERFALRRSERVRVTGTDLEGAPVEISVDGWRARIMQHEFDHLDGILYIDRLSDRDWKTVQKIAKKRGWGRPGAAWMPGVDDLEG encoded by the coding sequence GTGGCTGTACTTCCGATTCGCATCATGGGCGATCCCGTCCTGCACTCCCCCGCCTCGCCCGTCGAGGAGATCACCGACGAGGTCCGCACCCTCGTCGCCGACATGTTCGAGACCATGGACACCGCTCCGGGCGTCGGCCTCGCGGCGCCTCAGGTCGGAGTGCCGCTGCGCATCTACACGTACACGTACGTCGACGACGACGATCAGCCCTGGCGCGGGGTCATCATCAACCCCGAGCTGTGGATGGTGCCGCTGGAGCCGGGCGAGCCCGACGAAGACCTCGAGTCCGAGGGGTGCCTGTCGTTCCCCGGAGAACGCTTCGCGCTGCGCCGGTCCGAGCGTGTGCGCGTGACCGGGACGGACCTCGAGGGTGCGCCTGTCGAGATCTCCGTCGACGGCTGGCGCGCGCGCATCATGCAGCACGAGTTCGACCATCTCGACGGCATCCTCTACATCGACCGGCTTTCCGATCGGGACTGGAAGACGGTCCAGAAGATCGCGAAGAAGCGTGGCTGGGGTCGCCCGGGAGCCGCGTGGATGCCGGGAGTCGACGACTTGGAAGGCTGA
- a CDS encoding deoxyguanosinetriphosphate triphosphohydrolase: MAAEASAPSRTDGYDPRDAERFFAETHRSERDDFARDRARVLHSAALRRLAAKTQVLSPASTADFARNRLTHSLEVAQVGRELASALGVSADVVDTACLSHDLGHPPFGHNGGRALNEWAEPIGGFEGNAQSLRILTRLEAKAIDDDGQSVGLNLTRASLDATCKYPWTVDSPVPDPGGRLKFGVYPEDEAVFRWMREGATGRLRCIEAEIMDLSDDIGYSVHDFEDAIVNGYVDVAQLSDPLAHDALIDRIQQWVGYDFTRDELADALYRLSSQSMWLSSFDRSRRDLARLKNLTSDLIGRFARAAVSATREAYAGPVLVRYNAHVVVPRVVEAEIAVLKGIMGQAIVTIEARKGVYKEQRRVLKRLADALWSTDALWSAGADVLEPAFSADFVAAGSDAERARVVVDQIASLTDQSAIDWHNRLVGEIDPAEVGIWTPRHARPGGRMHTPPAAVIEGVR, translated from the coding sequence GTGGCGGCTGAGGCGTCCGCGCCGTCGCGGACGGACGGATACGATCCCCGAGACGCCGAGCGGTTCTTCGCCGAGACCCATCGCTCCGAACGAGACGACTTCGCGCGCGACCGCGCTCGCGTGCTGCACTCGGCCGCGCTGCGTCGACTCGCCGCCAAGACCCAGGTGCTGAGCCCCGCGAGCACCGCCGACTTCGCGCGCAACCGGCTCACGCACTCGCTCGAGGTGGCTCAGGTGGGGCGAGAGCTCGCCTCGGCCCTCGGCGTCTCGGCCGACGTCGTCGACACCGCCTGCCTCAGCCACGACCTCGGGCACCCGCCCTTCGGGCACAACGGCGGGCGGGCGCTCAACGAATGGGCCGAGCCCATCGGCGGTTTCGAGGGCAACGCGCAGTCCCTGCGCATCCTCACCCGTCTCGAGGCGAAGGCGATCGACGACGACGGACAGTCGGTGGGCCTGAACCTCACCAGGGCGAGTCTCGACGCGACGTGCAAGTACCCGTGGACGGTCGACAGCCCCGTGCCCGACCCCGGCGGTCGCCTGAAGTTCGGCGTCTACCCCGAGGACGAAGCAGTGTTCCGCTGGATGCGCGAGGGCGCGACCGGTCGGCTGCGCTGCATCGAGGCCGAGATCATGGACCTGTCCGACGACATCGGCTACTCGGTGCACGACTTCGAGGACGCGATCGTCAACGGCTACGTCGACGTCGCCCAGCTCTCCGACCCCCTCGCGCACGACGCGCTGATCGACCGCATCCAGCAGTGGGTGGGGTACGACTTCACGCGCGACGAGCTGGCGGACGCGCTCTACCGGCTCTCGTCGCAGTCGATGTGGCTGTCGTCGTTCGACCGGTCACGGCGCGACCTCGCACGGCTCAAGAACCTCACCAGCGACCTCATCGGCCGCTTCGCGAGGGCAGCGGTCTCGGCGACGCGCGAGGCGTACGCCGGTCCCGTGCTCGTGCGCTACAACGCGCACGTCGTCGTGCCGCGAGTGGTCGAGGCGGAGATCGCCGTGCTCAAGGGGATTATGGGGCAGGCGATCGTCACGATCGAGGCGCGCAAGGGCGTCTACAAGGAGCAGCGGCGAGTGCTGAAGCGCCTGGCCGACGCCCTGTGGTCGACCGACGCGCTGTGGTCGGCGGGCGCCGACGTGCTGGAGCCCGCGTTCTCGGCCGACTTCGTCGCGGCCGGCTCCGACGCCGAGCGCGCGAGGGTCGTGGTCGACCAGATCGCGAGCCTCACCGACCAGAGCGCCATCGACTGGCACAACCGACTCGTGGGCGAGATCGATCCGGCCGAGGTCGGCATCTGGACGCCGCGTCACGCGCGGCCGGGCGGACGGATGCACACTCCGCCCGCGGCGGTGATCGAAGGGGTGCGCTGA
- a CDS encoding DsbA family oxidoreductase yields the protein MTEPISIDIWSDIACPWCYIGKRNLEKGLEATAGDDDAPQVNITFHSFELSPDTPVDFDGDEIDFLSGHKGMPREQVEQMLSHVTGVAENAGLQYRFDLLQHTNTVKAHELLHFAKANDLQHEMEERLMSAYFTEGKHVGRVDDLVELAVEVGLDAEQAREALESSRHLQDVRQDQAQAQAYGIQGVPFFVIDGQYGISGAQPPAAFENVLRDLWAKRGAPEEEAPAVQA from the coding sequence GTGACTGAACCCATCTCGATCGACATCTGGTCCGACATCGCGTGCCCGTGGTGCTACATCGGCAAGCGCAATCTCGAGAAGGGACTCGAGGCCACGGCGGGCGACGACGACGCCCCGCAGGTGAACATCACGTTCCACTCGTTCGAGCTCTCGCCCGACACCCCCGTCGACTTCGACGGCGATGAGATCGACTTCCTCTCCGGACACAAGGGCATGCCTCGTGAGCAGGTCGAGCAGATGCTCTCGCACGTCACCGGTGTCGCGGAGAACGCGGGTCTGCAGTATCGCTTCGACCTGCTGCAGCACACGAACACGGTCAAGGCCCACGAGCTCCTCCACTTCGCGAAGGCGAACGATCTGCAGCACGAGATGGAGGAGCGGCTCATGTCCGCGTACTTCACCGAGGGCAAGCACGTCGGCCGTGTCGACGATCTCGTCGAGCTGGCGGTCGAGGTCGGCCTCGACGCCGAGCAGGCGCGGGAGGCGCTGGAGAGTTCCCGCCACCTGCAGGACGTGCGTCAGGACCAGGCGCAGGCCCAGGCCTACGGCATCCAGGGCGTCCCGTTCTTCGTGATCGACGGACAGTACGGCATCAGCGGCGCGCAGCCGCCCGCGGCGTTCGAGAACGTCCTGCGCGACCTGTGGGCCAAGCGCGGTGCTCCCGAGGAAGAAGCGCCCGCAGTCCAGGCCTGA
- a CDS encoding AAA family ATPase, with the protein MLSADDPLPRTPRRVLVAGVTGSGKTTLSRRIAALWNLRHTEIDGLFHGENWTPRPSFLDDVRAFASEELWVTEWQYTSKGTDEILAPRADLVVWLDYPFRVVRARLLRRTLSRSILRTKMWNGNVEKPIWRMFSGDPEENIVAWQTMTLHKWTERMPEAEVAFPHLTIVRLRHPREAERWLRAQAGASGVSTAPPKRRSRDR; encoded by the coding sequence ATGCTCTCCGCCGACGATCCGCTCCCCCGCACGCCGCGTCGCGTGCTCGTCGCCGGCGTCACCGGATCCGGGAAGACGACCCTCTCCCGGCGCATCGCCGCGCTCTGGAACCTCCGGCACACCGAGATCGACGGCCTCTTCCACGGCGAGAACTGGACACCGCGTCCGAGCTTCCTCGACGACGTCCGCGCCTTCGCCTCCGAAGAGCTCTGGGTGACCGAGTGGCAGTACACGAGCAAGGGCACCGACGAGATCCTCGCGCCGCGCGCCGACCTGGTCGTCTGGCTGGACTATCCCTTCCGCGTCGTTCGTGCGCGACTGCTGCGGCGCACCCTGAGCCGCAGCATCCTGCGTACGAAGATGTGGAACGGCAACGTCGAGAAGCCGATCTGGCGCATGTTCAGCGGGGATCCCGAAGAGAACATCGTCGCCTGGCAGACCATGACCCTGCACAAATGGACCGAGCGGATGCCGGAGGCCGAGGTCGCGTTCCCGCACCTGACCATCGTGCGCCTGCGCCATCCGCGCGAGGCCGAGCGCTGGCTTCGGGCTCAGGCGGGCGCGTCCGGTGTGTCGACGGCCCCACCGAAGCGTCGGTCGCGCGACAGGTAG
- a CDS encoding ATP-binding cassette domain-containing protein — MIDRIGHSAPTRAVDGVSFTLRPGELICVAGPTGSGKSTLVAALAGSTDPSVRVVGGSAQVCGVDVRRPGRKHRLLTYRTGFVPQGAGADLPPRLTVNEVIAEPILIREKRVNAKALSIRVATLLDELHLPLGTAAKFPYELSAGMRQRVAIARSFVLEPRVLIADEILANLDLEVRPVVFDAITRRRKEEGMGALLVTNDAAFIRELNAETLMLRSGHVVARGVGKDLLWVPNAEADSQR; from the coding sequence GTGATCGATCGCATCGGGCACAGCGCTCCGACCCGCGCCGTCGACGGCGTGAGCTTCACGCTCCGGCCGGGGGAGCTCATCTGCGTCGCCGGGCCGACCGGCTCGGGCAAATCGACGCTCGTCGCGGCTCTCGCGGGGTCGACAGATCCCTCGGTGCGCGTCGTCGGCGGCAGCGCCCAGGTGTGCGGTGTCGACGTGCGACGTCCAGGCCGCAAGCACCGGCTGCTCACCTACCGCACCGGCTTCGTGCCGCAGGGGGCGGGCGCCGATCTGCCGCCGCGGCTCACGGTGAACGAGGTGATCGCCGAGCCCATCCTCATCCGCGAGAAGCGCGTCAACGCCAAAGCGCTGTCGATCCGGGTGGCCACGCTGCTCGACGAGCTGCACCTGCCGCTCGGCACGGCGGCGAAGTTCCCGTACGAGCTGAGCGCGGGCATGCGGCAGCGCGTGGCGATCGCGCGGTCGTTCGTTCTCGAACCCCGCGTGCTCATCGCCGACGAGATCCTCGCGAACCTGGACCTCGAGGTGCGTCCCGTCGTGTTCGACGCCATCACCCGCCGCCGCAAGGAGGAGGGGATGGGCGCTCTGCTCGTCACCAATGACGCGGCCTTCATCCGTGAACTGAACGCCGAGACGCTCATGCTCCGGAGCGGTCACGTGGTCGCCCGGGGCGTCGGCAAGGACCTGCTCTGGGTGCCCAACGCGGAGGCGGATTCGCAGCGCTGA
- a CDS encoding isoprenyl transferase, with product MSPKPYTHKDAVAYRPLDWTGLYPPQFPAVPEHVAIVMDGNGRWANRRGLNRIEGHKAGEEVLLDVVAGAIQAGVKHLSVYAFSTENWARSPEEVRFLMGYNRDVLHRRRDQLNEWNVRIRWAGRKPRLWGSVITELQRAEELTKTNTGLTLTMCVNYGGRVELVDAMRSIAADVAAGRVKPNAISEKMIRRHLYVPDMPDVDLFLRSSGEQRTSNFLLWESAYAEMVFLDTLWPDFSREELWRAIGIYLSRDRRFGGAVDTPDAPA from the coding sequence GTGAGCCCCAAGCCCTACACGCACAAGGATGCCGTGGCGTACCGCCCGCTCGACTGGACGGGGCTCTACCCGCCGCAGTTCCCGGCGGTGCCGGAGCACGTGGCGATCGTCATGGACGGCAACGGCCGGTGGGCGAATCGTCGCGGTCTCAATCGCATCGAAGGACACAAGGCGGGTGAGGAGGTACTGCTCGACGTGGTCGCCGGCGCCATCCAGGCCGGGGTGAAGCACCTGTCGGTGTACGCGTTCTCGACCGAGAACTGGGCGCGCTCGCCCGAGGAGGTGCGCTTCCTCATGGGGTACAACCGCGACGTGCTGCATCGCCGGCGCGACCAGCTCAACGAGTGGAACGTGCGCATCCGCTGGGCCGGACGCAAGCCGCGCCTGTGGGGCAGCGTCATCACAGAACTGCAGCGCGCGGAGGAGCTCACGAAGACGAACACAGGGCTCACGCTCACGATGTGCGTGAACTACGGCGGACGGGTCGAGCTCGTCGACGCCATGCGGTCGATCGCCGCCGACGTCGCCGCCGGTCGGGTCAAGCCGAACGCGATCAGCGAGAAGATGATCCGTCGGCACCTCTATGTGCCGGACATGCCCGACGTCGACCTGTTCCTGCGCAGCTCGGGCGAGCAGCGCACCTCGAACTTCCTCCTGTGGGAGTCGGCCTACGCCGAGATGGTGTTCCTCGACACGCTCTGGCCGGACTTCTCCCGCGAGGAGCTGTGGCGAGCGATCGGCATCTACCTGTCGCGCGACCGACGCTTCGGTGGGGCCGTCGACACACCGGACGCGCCCGCCTGA